One window from the genome of Haliaeetus albicilla chromosome 26, bHalAlb1.1, whole genome shotgun sequence encodes:
- the LOC138682121 gene encoding small nuclear ribonucleoprotein E-like, with product MGFGNLIFRYLQNRSRIQVWLYEQVNMRLEGCIIGFDEYRNLVPDDAEEIRSKPKSRKELGITISFRFVQESQKYLHRSAQHGNERGQNRLNLSFIWCGCRFYGI from the exons ATGGGGTTTGGT AACCTCATCTTCCGCTACCTGCAGAAC AGGTCCAGGATCCAGGTGTGGCTTTATGAGCAAGTGAACATGCGGCTAGAAGGCTGCATCATT GGCTTTGATGAATATAGGAACTTGGTGCCAGACGACGCAGAGGAAATTCGCTCCAAACCAAAATCAAGGAAAGAGCTGGGTAT AACTATTTCATTCCGTTTTGTCCAAGAGAGTCAGAAATACTTGCACAGAAGCGCGCAGCATGGGAATGAAAGGGGTCAGAACCGCTTGAATTTGAGCTTTATCTGGTGTGGTTGCAGGTTTTATGGCATTTAG
- the LOC138682122 gene encoding LOW QUALITY PROTEIN: zinc finger CCCH domain-containing protein 11A-like (The sequence of the model RefSeq protein was modified relative to this genomic sequence to represent the inferred CDS: deleted 1 base in 1 codon): MSKQGDDCYFYFYSTCDKGDSCSFRHCAAALGNERVCRLWQEGRCFKTTCRFRHMEVDKKRSEIPCYWENQPAGCQKSNCTFRHTKGRYVDGRFFPPSRTTLPSPPEPAEDDVKMAQASLQQNRLSVQSSPSPQLRGVMKVESSEKVPSPTHPPAVVISAADDDEDGFYFGRSEQLSEDGGETKTPVQQPATETRSGSQIISTRKGRANTKQEDNLNFGIKTLEEIKLEKLKKKTKSQGAGRSVLPLKRNLADRLGKKTEVLENADNAPKRVQVPRSLKERLGLPSEQSRTETAKPQVCLKPLDGKATFPRKQPLKRKAAESHPSAVAAVKPPSATGGDGKEPSAKKAAVKRSPGRL, translated from the exons ATGTCCAAGCAAGGGGACGACTGCTACTTCTATTTCTATTCCACCTGTGACAAG GGAGACAGCTGTTCCTTCCGCCACTGTGCGGCCGCTCTGGGAAATGAGAGAGTGTGCAGGCTGTGGCAGGAGGGTCGCTGTTTCAAGACTACCTGCAGATTCAGACACATGGAAGTCGAT aaaaaacgCAGTGAGATCCCTTGCTACTGGGAGAATCAACCAGCTGGCTGTCAAAAATCCAACTGCACCTTCCGTCACACGAAAGGACGCTATGTTGATGGGCGCTTCTTCCCGCCAAGCAGAA CTACGCTTCCAAGTCCACCTGAGCCTGCAGAAGATGATGTGAAAATGGCTCAGGcgtcactgcagcaaaacagactttctgTGCAGTCGAGTCCCTCTCCGCAGCTGAGGGGGGTGATGAAAGTGGAAAGCTCTGAAAAGGTCCCAAGTCCTACACATCCTCCA GCAGTTGtaatcagtgctgcagatgatgatgaagatgg gttttattttggacgttcagagcagctttctgaagaTGGAGGTGAAACTAAAACACCTGTCCAGCAACCGGCAACAGAAACCCGTAGTGGATCGCAGATAATTTCCACTAGGAAAGGCAGGGCTAATACAAAGCAAG aggacaatttaaattttggaataaaaacacttgaagaaatcaaattggagaaactaaagaaaaaaacaaaaagccaaggTG CTGGTAGAAGTGTCCTTCCATTAAAGCGCAACCTTGCTGacaggctggggaagaagaCAGAGGTTCTGGAGAATGCTGACAACGCACCAAAGAGAG TTCAAGTCCCCAGGTCTCTGAAGGAGAGGCTAGGACTGCCCTCTGAACAGAGCCGTACAGAGACAG CCAAACCGCAGGTGTGCCTGAAGCCTTTGGATGGGAAAGCCACCTTCCCCAGAAAGCAGCCACTGAAACGTAAGGCAGCCGAGAGTCATCCGTCTGCCGTGGCGGCTGTGAAGCCACCGAGTGCCACTGGTGGCGACGGGAAGGAGCCTTCAgctaaaaaagcagctgtg AAGCGGTCGCCAGGACGCTTGTAg